The following coding sequences are from one Methanosarcina sp. WWM596 window:
- a CDS encoding ABC transporter ATP-binding protein: MVFKKLFDRIDSVRLENITKKYGDQFAVKNLTLEIRGGELLILIGRSGSGKTTAMRTINRLIEPDSGTVSINGTDVREFDPVLLRRNIGYVIQNIGLLPHLCISENIGVLLKLEGWKEEEIKKRVSYLLSLVSLPPVSFMGRYPHELSGGQQQRVGLARAMAMDPPLFLMDEPFGALDPLLRTQLQDEFFKIKKELGRTIVFITHDINEAFRLGDRIAIINNAELVQVGTPEELIFSPASDLVAEIVDSKRKYRHIDTLKVRDMMQPFAGGKELRDTTRSLPFFSPDTSLLEALAKLKSEGESMGLVLEDNEPVGVLFFDRVLQNLI; the protein is encoded by the coding sequence ATGGTATTCAAGAAGCTTTTTGACCGGATCGATTCAGTCCGGCTTGAAAATATTACAAAGAAGTACGGGGATCAATTTGCCGTCAAAAACCTGACCCTGGAGATTCGGGGAGGGGAACTCCTGATCCTTATAGGAAGGAGCGGCTCAGGGAAGACCACTGCTATGCGGACTATAAACCGCTTGATAGAGCCTGATTCGGGTACTGTCTCCATAAATGGGACTGATGTAAGGGAGTTTGATCCAGTCCTCCTCAGGCGGAATATTGGCTATGTGATCCAGAATATCGGTTTGCTCCCTCACCTCTGCATTTCGGAAAATATCGGGGTACTCCTTAAACTTGAGGGGTGGAAAGAAGAGGAAATCAAGAAGAGGGTGAGTTATCTGCTAAGCCTCGTCTCCCTTCCTCCCGTGAGTTTTATGGGCCGCTACCCACATGAACTGAGCGGAGGCCAGCAACAGAGGGTCGGGCTTGCCAGGGCAATGGCTATGGATCCACCTCTTTTCCTTATGGATGAACCTTTCGGGGCACTTGATCCTCTCCTTCGAACTCAGTTGCAGGATGAGTTTTTCAAGATTAAAAAGGAGCTTGGAAGAACCATTGTTTTCATTACGCACGACATCAATGAGGCTTTCCGACTTGGTGACCGGATTGCAATTATAAACAATGCTGAACTTGTCCAGGTAGGAACTCCTGAAGAATTAATTTTCTCTCCAGCCAGTGACCTTGTTGCGGAGATTGTGGACTCAAAAAGGAAATACAGGCATATAGATACCCTGAAGGTTAGGGATATGATGCAGCCCTTTGCCGGGGGAAAAGAACTGAGAGATACCACAAGATCCCTGCCCTTTTTCTCCCCTGACACCTCACTTCTTGAAGCTCTTGCAAAGCTCAAGTCAGAGGGAGAATCTATGGGTCTTGTACTCGAAGATAACGAACCTGTAGGAGTCCTGTTTTTCGACCGGGTACTCCAGAACCTGATTTAA
- a CDS encoding cation:proton antiporter, with amino-acid sequence MLDPILLLGLVVAVLIMSLVAQALSCYFRIPFIIFLLIEGVIVGPEVLNLLDPALYIEGLSAIVAISVSVIVFDGGLHIDLKHIRMVQESVLKLTTIGVIVAFLGTTILTSLLIGIPLEIAALFGALITATGPTVIVPIVRNIQISHRLGKILELEGVLNDAASVILAAMVFEWIAAELSGIDAVIFILYRLGIGIVLGSLSGFALRWFFTRGTAISNRTARLVSLTAVFACFVLSEYLGNESGILAVAIFGIILGTSEFPYKDTIKEFKSDIVIVMLSLIFILLAAMLKFEDIQRIGVNGIVLVLLLVFFIRPVAVFVSMWNSQISTNEKLFISFIGPRGVVPTSVATYFAIKLDSMGIQGGQALVGLVFLTVIITVFMSGSLSKKVAELLEVIPMEILIIGGGKVGRILAERFDKRGENVVVVDISEANCKKCMELGVRIVQGDGGDVNVLKKAGIENAKYVVATTNQDNTNLLFCQIAKASFGFRGDQLVARVNEIENLQAFWNLGIRAMSPATTTAVVLENMIGRHHLFSMCEVGGEGDMMEVKVTNPKVIGKAIKDIQFPEKSLLVMVQRGNDSIIAHGSLVLEYEDIVTVIGEGDAAKRTAGILHK; translated from the coding sequence ATGCTTGATCCGATACTCCTACTTGGGCTGGTGGTTGCCGTGCTTATTATGTCCCTTGTCGCACAGGCCCTCAGCTGCTATTTCCGGATTCCTTTTATTATTTTCCTGTTGATCGAAGGAGTCATTGTAGGGCCCGAGGTCCTTAATCTGCTGGACCCTGCCCTCTATATCGAGGGGTTAAGCGCCATCGTGGCAATCTCGGTATCCGTGATTGTCTTTGATGGGGGGCTTCACATTGACCTGAAGCATATAAGGATGGTTCAGGAAAGTGTTCTGAAGCTGACAACAATAGGGGTCATTGTGGCCTTCCTGGGAACCACGATTTTGACCAGCCTTTTGATAGGGATCCCTCTCGAAATCGCCGCCCTTTTCGGAGCCCTTATCACGGCAACAGGACCGACAGTAATAGTTCCCATTGTAAGGAATATCCAGATTAGCCACAGGCTTGGTAAGATCCTGGAACTCGAAGGGGTCCTGAATGACGCTGCCAGTGTGATCCTTGCAGCCATGGTCTTCGAATGGATTGCAGCAGAACTTTCCGGGATTGATGCTGTGATCTTTATCCTTTACAGATTGGGGATCGGAATTGTACTGGGGTCTTTGAGTGGGTTTGCCCTTCGCTGGTTCTTTACTCGGGGGACGGCGATTAGCAATCGGACCGCAAGGCTGGTTTCTCTGACTGCAGTATTTGCCTGTTTTGTCCTTTCAGAATACCTGGGCAACGAGTCCGGGATTCTGGCGGTAGCCATTTTCGGGATAATCCTTGGGACTTCAGAATTCCCTTACAAGGACACGATCAAGGAATTCAAGAGTGACATTGTGATTGTGATGCTCTCCCTGATTTTTATCCTGCTTGCGGCAATGCTTAAATTCGAAGATATCCAGAGAATAGGGGTAAACGGGATAGTCCTTGTACTCCTTCTCGTATTCTTTATCCGCCCGGTTGCAGTCTTCGTTTCGATGTGGAACTCGCAGATCAGTACGAATGAGAAACTTTTCATTTCCTTTATTGGGCCCAGGGGCGTTGTGCCGACTTCGGTTGCAACCTATTTTGCAATCAAGCTCGATTCGATGGGCATTCAGGGAGGGCAGGCCCTTGTTGGACTTGTCTTCCTTACGGTTATCATCACGGTCTTCATGAGTGGCAGTCTGTCAAAAAAAGTGGCAGAGTTACTGGAGGTAATCCCTATGGAAATTCTTATTATTGGTGGAGGAAAGGTAGGCAGGATTCTTGCCGAACGTTTTGACAAAAGAGGAGAAAATGTAGTTGTTGTGGACATTTCCGAGGCCAATTGCAAGAAATGCATGGAACTCGGGGTCCGGATTGTCCAGGGTGATGGAGGGGACGTAAATGTCCTGAAAAAAGCAGGAATAGAGAATGCCAAATATGTGGTTGCAACAACCAATCAGGACAACACGAACCTTCTCTTCTGCCAGATTGCTAAAGCTTCTTTCGGATTCAGGGGTGACCAGCTGGTAGCCAGGGTAAACGAGATAGAAAACCTCCAGGCTTTCTGGAATCTGGGCATCCGCGCAATGAGCCCGGCCACAACGACTGCAGTGGTGCTTGAGAACATGATTGGAAGGCATCATCTCTTCTCTATGTGCGAGGTAGGTGGTGAAGGGGACATGATGGAAGTCAAGGTCACGAATCCCAAGGTAATCGGGAAAGCCATTAAGGATATCCAGTTCCCTGAAAAGAGTCTTCTGGTTATGGTTCAGCGGGGCAATGATTCTATTATCGCCCACGGGAGCCTTGTGCTCGAATATGAGGATATCGTAACCGTTATTGGGGAAGGAGATGCAGCCAAACGGACTGCGGGCATACTTCACAAATAA
- a CDS encoding ABC transporter permease: MVIIAEILKATLEHLFLAYTALLIGALVSIPLILLSLYNAKLASFVMRFSNLVQAVPSFAVVAVVVPLIGIGFIPAVIAIMLRVLLPLIKNTYIGLFNVDPSLIESAKGVGLTEFQVIRYVRLPNAYPAIFAGIKFAAILANSIAVLTALIGGGGLGSMIFEGLTNFNTTKILAGTLPIIGIALFLDFAFSVLERRLIPEYLKI, translated from the coding sequence ATGGTCATAATTGCAGAAATCCTTAAGGCTACGCTTGAGCACCTTTTTCTTGCTTATACCGCTCTTCTTATCGGAGCTCTTGTTTCTATCCCTCTGATACTTCTTTCCCTGTACAATGCAAAGCTGGCCTCATTTGTCATGAGGTTTTCCAACCTTGTTCAGGCAGTCCCCAGTTTTGCGGTTGTAGCTGTGGTTGTGCCCCTTATAGGGATTGGCTTTATCCCTGCGGTTATCGCCATAATGTTGAGGGTACTGCTTCCGCTCATTAAAAACACCTATATAGGACTTTTTAATGTGGATCCTTCGCTGATCGAGTCCGCAAAAGGAGTAGGGTTGACAGAATTTCAGGTTATCAGGTATGTGAGGCTCCCAAATGCATACCCTGCCATATTTGCCGGAATAAAATTTGCCGCCATCCTCGCCAACAGTATTGCAGTCCTGACAGCCCTTATAGGCGGAGGAGGTCTGGGGTCCATGATTTTTGAAGGGCTTACAAATTTCAATACTACCAAAATTCTGGCAGGAACCCTGCCGATCATAGGCATAGCCCTTTTCCTAGATTTTGCCTTCTCAGTGCTGGAACGCCGCTTGATCCCGGAATACCTTAAAATATAA
- a CDS encoding ABC transporter permease, producing MFLVALFFSILIGVLIGIFTYRNQKLAVPVLNGLNVVETVPDVALLVLLLPIFGIGTKPTIVASVLYSILPIARNTYTGLSNVPREYIEIAEALGLTQGDILFKVRFPLSLPLIAGGIRIAVVFTMGVVTLGGLIAAGGLGAALQNGIQLYDMGTILITGAWVGLLAVLLDGGAGIVESTLKARYGTWS from the coding sequence ATGTTTTTAGTTGCTCTCTTCTTTTCTATTCTTATAGGTGTGCTGATTGGAATCTTTACTTACAGGAACCAGAAACTTGCAGTCCCTGTCCTGAACGGCTTAAACGTAGTAGAAACAGTTCCCGATGTGGCTCTGCTGGTCCTTCTGCTCCCTATATTCGGGATAGGCACTAAGCCAACAATCGTGGCTTCTGTCCTTTATTCCATTCTTCCGATTGCCCGAAATACATACACAGGTCTTTCGAACGTGCCGAGGGAATATATAGAGATTGCCGAAGCCCTGGGCCTGACACAGGGGGATATTCTCTTCAAAGTTCGTTTCCCCCTGTCCCTTCCCCTGATCGCAGGAGGCATAAGGATTGCAGTAGTGTTTACAATGGGAGTCGTAACCCTTGGAGGGCTGATTGCGGCAGGTGGGCTTGGGGCTGCCCTTCAGAACGGAATTCAGCTCTACGATATGGGAACAATTCTTATCACCGGAGCCTGGGTGGGGCTACTTGCGGTACTCCTGGACGGAGGTGCAGGTATAGTAGAAAGCACTCTTAAAGCGAGGTATGGGACATGGTCATAA
- a CDS encoding calcium/sodium antiporter — protein MSSLEDSMNLLLIFLFLLSLAMISKGSDWFIEAAVSISNKSGIPKMLIGATIVSFATTAPEFAVSATAAYIGHTDVTIGNAVGSVICNTGLVLGSIIAVKAIPMKDDTFPIKSGLMLLSGIVLIIVSRDGNVNQLDGIILLLVFFAFLFHASKTQRVLFGDDETGKEKLKVKDIRRDIAFFVLGSLSVVIGSRILVDSGIKIAEWIGIPEVIIALTAVAIGTSLPELATAITSLRKGHQDLSIGNILGANTMDIAMVLGASSQIRMLPVSEQLARYDFPFMFLISLTFIIFGITGKKLERWEGGVILGAYLVYVAGLFIFYG, from the coding sequence TTGTCTTCTTTAGAAGACTCCATGAATTTGCTTTTGATCTTTCTTTTTCTGCTCAGTCTTGCTATGATAAGCAAAGGTTCGGACTGGTTCATTGAAGCTGCGGTTTCAATATCGAACAAAAGCGGAATTCCGAAAATGCTTATAGGAGCCACGATTGTGAGTTTTGCAACCACAGCTCCGGAGTTTGCAGTTTCTGCAACAGCAGCTTATATCGGACATACAGATGTGACAATAGGAAATGCCGTGGGTTCGGTCATATGCAACACCGGGCTTGTACTGGGTTCGATTATAGCTGTAAAAGCAATCCCTATGAAGGATGATACGTTTCCCATTAAAAGCGGGCTTATGCTCCTTTCAGGAATTGTCCTCATCATAGTCAGTCGAGACGGAAATGTGAATCAGCTTGATGGAATTATACTTTTGCTGGTGTTTTTTGCTTTTCTCTTCCATGCTTCAAAGACCCAGCGCGTATTGTTTGGAGATGATGAAACTGGTAAAGAAAAACTGAAAGTCAAAGATATCCGGAGAGATATAGCTTTTTTTGTTCTCGGCTCCCTTTCCGTAGTAATAGGAAGCAGGATCCTGGTCGATTCGGGGATAAAAATAGCCGAATGGATAGGAATCCCTGAAGTAATAATAGCCCTGACAGCGGTTGCAATAGGAACATCCCTGCCAGAACTTGCAACTGCAATTACCTCCCTCAGGAAAGGGCACCAGGACCTCTCCATAGGAAACATCCTCGGGGCAAACACAATGGACATTGCCATGGTCCTCGGGGCATCATCCCAGATTCGCATGCTCCCTGTTTCTGAACAGCTTGCAAGATACGATTTTCCGTTCATGTTCCTGATATCCCTCACCTTTATAATCTTCGGGATCACTGGAAAAAAGCTGGAAAGGTGGGAAGGAGGCGTAATTCTAGGGGCATATCTGGTTTATGTGGCAGGGCTTTTTATCTTCTACGGATAA
- a CDS encoding glycine betaine ABC transporter substrate-binding protein → MKFRFLAVLLIVASLLTSGCTENSSNEGNGTQPAEKVVIGTKLFQESYIAAHVVSLLLEEHGYETDVKENLGGTLVNYEALKKGDIQAYTEYTGTIYSQILKKPPLEDWNPAVVYKESEQGMFENDGVVIAARLGFEDAYAIAVDREWAESRNVSTISDLEPYASEMSVGTDPEFATREDGLPQIARIYGFSFKNYNSMVPAIMYEAIKNKEVDAISAYTTDTRNDLYGLNVLEDDKDALPPYDAVILVTETFSQENPGAMEAIAQLNDIIDQDTMRRLNGEYDLEGREARDIARDFLIEEGLISA, encoded by the coding sequence ATGAAATTTCGTTTTCTTGCTGTCTTGCTGATTGTAGCCTCACTTCTCACCAGCGGCTGCACGGAAAATAGTTCGAATGAAGGGAATGGTACACAACCTGCTGAAAAAGTTGTAATTGGAACAAAGCTTTTCCAGGAGTCCTATATTGCCGCTCATGTGGTCTCTCTTTTACTCGAAGAGCATGGCTATGAAACTGATGTTAAAGAAAACCTTGGAGGCACGCTTGTAAATTATGAAGCTCTGAAGAAAGGAGATATCCAGGCATATACTGAGTATACAGGAACAATTTACAGCCAGATTCTAAAAAAACCGCCTCTTGAGGACTGGAACCCGGCAGTAGTCTATAAGGAGTCCGAACAGGGCATGTTTGAAAATGACGGGGTTGTGATTGCAGCCCGCCTGGGTTTCGAGGATGCTTATGCGATAGCTGTTGATAGGGAATGGGCTGAAAGCCGGAACGTGTCCACAATCAGTGACCTTGAGCCTTATGCCTCGGAAATGTCAGTAGGTACGGATCCCGAATTCGCCACGAGAGAAGATGGGCTTCCGCAGATTGCCCGTATTTACGGGTTCTCATTCAAAAATTACAATTCAATGGTTCCGGCTATCATGTATGAGGCCATAAAGAACAAAGAAGTCGATGCCATAAGTGCATATACTACGGATACTCGAAACGATCTCTACGGGCTAAATGTGCTTGAAGATGATAAGGATGCTCTTCCTCCCTATGACGCAGTGATTCTTGTTACTGAGACCTTTTCACAGGAAAACCCCGGTGCTATGGAAGCAATTGCACAGCTTAATGACATAATTGACCAGGACACTATGAGGCGCCTGAATGGAGAATATGATCTCGAAGGTAGGGAAGCAAGAGATATTGCCAGGGATTTCCTGATTGAAGAAGGTTTGATTTCTGCCTGA
- the glmU gene encoding bifunctional sugar-1-phosphate nucleotidylyltransferase/acetyltransferase yields MKAIILAAGEGLRCRPLTLTRSKVMLPVANRPILEHVISSLETNGINEIILVVGYEKERIMNYFEDGLNFGVNIKYVEQKAQLGTAHAIEQAKKLISPEDSEFLVLNGDNLVEPKTIADLLNNYEGDASLLTVRMENTTGYGVVLKEKKRITQILEKRPGDLSHIVNTGIYIFTPQVFETIEKTPISENGEYAITDTLQLMIDEGKVVTPISTESKWLDAVHAWDLLKANSIVLNSSRNLRQEGELEEGVIIRGKVAIGKNTRIRAGTYIVGPVVIGENCDIGPNVVILPSTTIGDNVSIRSFTEIQNSIIMNDCRISSHGQISNSIIGSNNTLGPGFTAEEKENLEININCRIHKAPKLGTIVGDDNRIGGRVLVKAGVMIAVNCQVESGNTIYRDLPRDSVVL; encoded by the coding sequence ATGAAAGCTATTATCCTCGCAGCAGGAGAAGGACTGCGCTGCAGGCCTCTTACTCTTACCCGTTCCAAAGTAATGCTTCCTGTAGCCAACAGGCCTATTCTGGAACATGTCATATCTTCACTTGAAACAAATGGAATCAATGAGATTATCCTGGTTGTCGGATATGAAAAAGAGCGCATAATGAACTATTTTGAAGATGGACTGAATTTCGGGGTTAATATAAAATACGTTGAGCAAAAAGCCCAGCTCGGGACAGCACATGCGATTGAACAGGCAAAAAAACTAATAAGTCCCGAGGACTCCGAATTCCTTGTCCTGAACGGAGACAACCTGGTAGAACCAAAAACCATAGCCGATCTTCTTAACAACTATGAAGGAGATGCGAGCCTTTTAACCGTAAGAATGGAGAACACAACAGGCTATGGAGTGGTACTGAAAGAAAAGAAAAGAATTACCCAAATTCTGGAAAAAAGACCTGGAGATTTAAGCCATATTGTAAACACGGGAATTTATATTTTTACGCCGCAGGTCTTTGAAACTATTGAAAAAACTCCTATATCCGAAAATGGAGAATATGCAATAACCGACACTCTCCAGCTTATGATTGACGAAGGAAAAGTAGTCACTCCAATCTCAACTGAATCCAAGTGGCTGGATGCGGTTCATGCCTGGGATCTTCTGAAAGCAAACTCAATTGTATTAAACTCCTCCAGAAACCTGAGGCAAGAAGGAGAACTTGAAGAAGGAGTAATAATTCGCGGGAAGGTTGCAATAGGAAAAAACACAAGAATCCGTGCTGGAACCTATATTGTAGGTCCTGTAGTAATCGGGGAAAACTGTGATATAGGACCTAATGTAGTAATTTTGCCCTCAACTACGATAGGAGACAATGTGTCCATAAGATCCTTTACCGAAATCCAGAACAGCATCATAATGAATGACTGCAGGATTTCTTCCCATGGACAAATTTCAAACTCCATAATTGGAAGCAATAATACCCTTGGCCCTGGTTTTACTGCAGAGGAAAAGGAAAACCTGGAGATAAACATTAACTGCAGGATCCACAAAGCCCCAAAGCTCGGAACTATAGTTGGGGACGATAACCGGATAGGAGGCAGAGTGCTCGTGAAAGCCGGAGTAATGATTGCTGTCAACTGTCAGGTAGAATCTGGAAACACCATTTACAGAGACCTGCCCCGTGATTCGGTAGTCCTCTAA
- the glmS gene encoding glutamine--fructose-6-phosphate transaminase (isomerizing): MCGIVGYAGQRAAAPVIIESLKKLEYRGYDSAGVTVLGSGIETYKAVGKIINLESETPKNLGGNVGIGHTRWATHGRPNTVNAHPHNSGRNPEKISIVHNGIIENYMSLKERLIGEGYEFKSETDTEVVAHLLHKHIYGKPDGKEAKCELLVGLRKALKEIEGSYALGILSSDEPGKLVLARKDSPLVIGLGKKENFAGSDVTAFLNYTRDVIFVNDFETAVLTPTSVEIFDREGNLTEKKIEKIEWDFEAAEKAGYEHFMLKEIHEQVSAIHNTLAGKVSELEGAIYLNELKLSEDEIRKLSRVQILACGTSWHAGLLGKYLFEQLAGIHCDIDICSEYRYRNPVMNEGTLAIAITQSGETADTLAAVREIMSYNCPTLAITNVVGSTITREANSVLYTRAGPEIGVAATKTFSTQLTLLYLLAVKFALVRGKLSPDYVKGFITEIRKVPGEIQQILNQKEAIKECAEGFARSKNYFFLGRHLNYPIALEGALKLKEISYVHAEGFAAGELKHGPIALLDEETPVVAIATRGQTYEKMLSNIKEVKARDAFVIAVADSKDTEIGKYADVILRIPQSDELLAPLLSVVVLQLLAYYTALARNCSIDKPRNLAKSVTVE; encoded by the coding sequence ATGTGTGGAATTGTCGGATATGCAGGGCAACGTGCTGCTGCACCAGTTATTATAGAATCTCTTAAAAAACTTGAATATAGGGGATATGACTCAGCGGGAGTCACCGTTCTTGGCAGTGGAATTGAGACTTATAAGGCAGTAGGGAAAATCATAAATCTCGAATCCGAAACCCCGAAGAACCTCGGCGGAAATGTCGGAATAGGACATACCCGCTGGGCAACCCACGGACGCCCAAATACGGTAAATGCCCACCCTCATAACTCGGGAAGAAACCCAGAAAAAATCTCGATAGTACATAACGGGATTATCGAAAATTATATGTCATTGAAAGAGAGGCTTATCGGAGAGGGTTACGAATTCAAATCCGAAACCGATACCGAAGTGGTCGCACATCTGCTGCACAAACACATCTATGGGAAACCGGATGGAAAAGAGGCTAAATGCGAACTTCTTGTGGGACTCAGAAAAGCCCTAAAAGAGATTGAAGGTTCATATGCTCTTGGAATCCTCTCTTCTGACGAGCCCGGAAAACTCGTGCTTGCCCGCAAGGACAGCCCTCTCGTCATAGGACTCGGGAAAAAGGAAAATTTTGCTGGATCTGATGTAACTGCTTTTCTGAACTATACCAGGGATGTTATATTTGTAAATGACTTTGAGACAGCAGTACTGACCCCAACAAGCGTGGAGATATTCGACAGGGAAGGAAATCTCACGGAAAAGAAGATCGAAAAGATAGAGTGGGACTTTGAGGCTGCAGAAAAAGCAGGTTATGAACATTTCATGCTGAAAGAGATTCATGAACAGGTCAGTGCAATCCACAACACTCTGGCAGGCAAAGTCTCTGAACTTGAAGGAGCTATATACTTAAACGAACTGAAACTCAGTGAAGACGAAATAAGGAAACTTTCAAGGGTTCAGATCCTGGCATGCGGAACATCCTGGCATGCAGGTTTGCTTGGAAAATACCTGTTTGAACAACTTGCAGGAATCCACTGCGACATTGACATATGCTCGGAGTACAGGTACAGAAACCCTGTTATGAATGAAGGAACCCTTGCCATTGCAATTACCCAGTCAGGAGAAACTGCAGATACTCTTGCAGCCGTGCGGGAGATTATGTCTTACAACTGTCCCACGCTTGCAATTACGAATGTTGTGGGAAGCACCATTACGAGAGAGGCAAACAGTGTACTCTATACACGGGCAGGGCCCGAAATAGGAGTCGCTGCCACAAAGACCTTCAGTACCCAGCTTACACTTCTTTATCTCCTCGCCGTAAAGTTCGCCCTCGTAAGGGGCAAGCTTAGCCCTGATTACGTAAAGGGGTTCATCACAGAAATCCGGAAAGTCCCGGGAGAGATCCAGCAGATCCTTAACCAGAAAGAAGCGATAAAGGAATGTGCTGAGGGCTTTGCCCGCTCAAAGAATTACTTCTTCCTCGGCAGGCACCTTAACTACCCTATAGCTCTTGAAGGAGCACTGAAGCTCAAAGAGATCTCATACGTACACGCCGAAGGCTTTGCTGCAGGAGAACTGAAACACGGGCCTATTGCCCTTCTTGACGAGGAAACTCCTGTAGTTGCAATTGCCACCAGAGGGCAGACTTATGAAAAAATGCTCAGCAATATTAAAGAAGTGAAAGCCAGGGACGCTTTTGTGATAGCGGTCGCCGACAGTAAGGACACGGAAATAGGAAAGTATGCAGACGTCATCCTCAGAATCCCCCAGAGCGATGAACTGCTAGCCCCCCTTCTGAGTGTTGTCGTGCTTCAGCTACTTGCTTATTACACTGCTCTTGCCAGGAACTGCTCTATTGACAAACCCCGCAACCTTGCAAAGAGTGTTACTGTCGAATAA